GTTGTTAATTGTCATTCCCGTGAAAACGGGAATCTGGTCTTTTCGGGAACTTATAGATTATGAACATTAAGCTTCGCTTTCCCGCCTGCGCGGGAATGACAAAGAAGGGGCGTTTTTCAAAGGTCTCCACCTGCGTTGCGACGGGGGGGAAATCACGATTCCCTCCCCCTTGAAGGGGGAGGGTCAGGGTGGGGGTTGGGATGGCCGATGGCTGCACGTACTGAATCTGGTGAAAAGCTGAGTCGCAGGGAGCTGCTGCAAGGCGCCTGGGCGAAGCCGGGGGTGTTCCCCGCCATCGATGGGGAAAAGTGCACGGGGTGCGGCCTTTGCGCGGTTAATTGCCAGGAGCAGGCCTTGACCATCGTGCAGAGTGACGAAGAGGACGCCTACCGGATTATCTTCGCCCCTAAGCGCTGCACAGCGTGCCGGGAGTGCGAAACGGCGTGTCCCGAGCAATGTCTGACGTTGCTCAAGGCTGCGGAAGAAGCCCGAAAAGAGGAAGAAATCGTTGTTTTCGAGGATGGAATGACCAGATGCGGCGACTGCGGGGTTCTCATGTTTCCCGCGGCGATGGTCAGGCACTTGCAGGCGAAGACCCGGGCGGCGGGGACGATCGACATACCGTTCGACCTGTGCCCCGAATGCCGAATCCAAAGACAGGTTACACAGGGGACGCTGCACTGAACCAGGGAAAACGAAACCGGTAACTGGTAACCGTAAACCGCTATTTTATTTTTAGAGGAAAAACCGATGGGAACACTGACGCTTTTCAGGGGATTGGCAATTATCTTGGAAGTAGCTGTACTGACGGGGCTTATCTACTCCATCGTCAATGGGGCAAGGTATGCCCTTTTTGACTATGGTCTGGACGAAAAGTACTCTGATTTTATAAGGTTGATGGTGGTAATCGTGGTTTGCATCGCGCTGACCTTTTTTGCGGCGCACCTGATTACATTTTATCCCCGGGTGGTTGGGCATATCTAAATTATCGAGGGTTGTAAGATGGATTCTCTTTACAGGCTTTTTTGGGAACGTCAGGAAGTTTATATAATGAAGGTTTTTATGCCGGTCATTATCGCCTTCCTGGTGCTTTTTGCAGGTTTGGCAGCGGCTTATGTTAAAGGTTTCAGGTGGCAGCATATCCGTCTCTGGCATCTCGGCAATGATGAAGACCGCTCCGATCAGGGGTCAGTCCGCATGAAGGAGATGCTCCGGGTAATGTTAGCCAATGGCCGGATTGGCGGCGAGGCCTATCCCGGCACGATGCACTTTCTGATCTTCTGGGGGGCGATCCTGCTTTTTGCGGGGAAGATTACCCGCCTGTTTTCATTCCTCACCGGTTTGACAAACCCCCCGCAGGGAATCTTTCTGTTCGCCTCCTTCGTTGCCGAGATCGGCGGTCTGATGCTGATCGCGGGCGGGCTGATGGCGGTTTACCGTCGCTACATCCTCAA
The genomic region above belongs to Syntrophales bacterium and contains:
- a CDS encoding 4Fe-4S dicluster domain-containing protein yields the protein MAARTESGEKLSRRELLQGAWAKPGVFPAIDGEKCTGCGLCAVNCQEQALTIVQSDEEDAYRIIFAPKRCTACRECETACPEQCLTLLKAAEEARKEEEIVVFEDGMTRCGDCGVLMFPAAMVRHLQAKTRAAGTIDIPFDLCPECRIQRQVTQGTLH